From a region of the Marasmius oreades isolate 03SP1 chromosome 7, whole genome shotgun sequence genome:
- a CDS encoding uncharacterized protein (BUSCO:EOG09262M7B): protein MASGIVNIRRDVDDKFYRYRMPLLLTKIEGKGNGIKTVIPNMADVARALSRPPTYPTKFFGCELGAQTSFDEKNERFIVNGAHEANRLRELLDGFIDKFVLCRSCKNPETELVILKQGRNETIIRDCKACGERTDIDMRHKLTTFILKNPPAKAKKGSRKKDVANASAGVGGGDRTPEEDESAEGGAASDDELTRKIKAEAKDLSPETALGKEDWSADTSPEAVKQRIKALEGGMSGVNLNGDDEGSDDDVNSPYGQLGKWVQEKRDEGEETKAFLVSVYKKAEELGIEKKHKTILVLVQALFTENVVAEIPKYTPLFVKIVTSEKHQKSLLGGIERLVGIAHPDLISTIPKILMAFYQSDVLEEEVVTQWGTHVSKKYVDKETSKRVRKASEPFLKWLEEAEDDEEE from the exons ATGGCCTCTGGAATAGTTAACATCCGTCgcgatgtcgatgataaATTCTATCGTTATAG GATGCCACTCCTCCTCACCAAAatcgaaggaaaaggaaacggCATCAAGACTGTCATTCCGAACATGGCTGATGTGGCGAGGGCTTTGAGTCGCCCTCCCACTTACCCTACGAAGTTTTTTGGCTGCGAGCTTGGTGCGCAGACCTCATTCGACGAAAAGAATGAACGTTTCATCGTCAATGGTGCTCACGAAGCAAATCGTCTTCGCGAACTACTTGACGGCTTCATCGACAAATTCGTCCTTTGCAGGTCGTGCAAAAACCCAGAAACGGAGTTGGTCATTCTGAAGCAGGGCCGCAATGAAACGATCATTCGCGACTGCAAAGCCTGCGGGGAAAGGACTGACATTGACATGCGACACAAGTTGACTACTTTCATTCTGAAAAACCCACCTGCGAAGGCGAAGAAGGGTAGTAGAAAGAAGGATGTTGCAAATGCTTCCGCTGgcgttggtggtggtgatcgTACTCCAGAGGAGGATGAATCTGCAGAGGGTGGTGCAGCAAGTGATGATGAGCTCACCAGGAAGATCAAGGCTGAGGCAAAGGATCTTAGTCCTGAGACCGCCTTGGGTAAAGAAGATTGGTCTGCTGATACTTCTCCTGAAGCGGTCAAACAGCGCATCAAGGCACTAGAGGGAGGAATGAGTGGTGTCAATCTCAACGGCGACGACGAAGGCAGCGACGATGATGTCAATAGCCCTTACGGTCAACTGGGCAAGTGGGTCCAAGAGAAACGCGATGAAGGCGAGGAAACCAAAGCTTTCCTTGTCTCTGTGTACAAGAAAGCTGAAGAACTCGGCATTGAAAAGAAGCACAAGACTATCTTGGTCTTGGTTCAAGCGCTCTTCACCGAGAACGTCGTCGCAGAGATCCCAAAGTACACCCCGCTTTTTGTTAAG ATTGTTACTTCCGAGAAACACCAGAAATCTCTTCTTGGCGGAATTGAGCGTCTTGTTGGCATCGCCCATCCCGACCTCATTTCCACGATTCCCAAAATCCTCATGGCTTTCTACCAGAGCGATGTTCTTGAGGAAGAAGTCGTCACTCAGTGGGGAACTCACGTTAGTAAGAAATACGTTGACAAAGAGACGAGCAAGAGGGTTAGAAAAGCCAGTGAGCCATTTCTGAAG TGGCTCGAGGAGGCtgaggacgatgaggaggagtAG
- a CDS encoding uncharacterized protein (BUSCO:EOG09260JNY) yields the protein MYGRPSRARLCRPGTSVARYYADSSKKSRLRPVSKVEADQASKYMNIMVDKAAEDARTWKQTDRKRTAKLADALRRGQSSRYKGEGSTERAAFDLHVEEERTTANLGEKNEAPDRVLEPGTFIEMRKPSVTITGVVLGSQYSAKTLEYVTLTAGGTVWEHSKDSIMFDVPSIVPPDLISRCGIEPTPANDVQRNARVEVLKRLRQVEMAVHEASYGITTSPAALYDIIKSPDPTKTAIVGAAEVTRLLFRKPSMAKVFAVHKFLMSNPLYFVAAYDYPVSQTFTVRPQEKVNRIQTVTAWTKQSNSPIHPFAEKARRLRLVNQRLLADHRDAEPQRKPASHVWDENDRAIILFLLDKTRYVLGCQDDPLLLGTNFIFQRIVEDADFHDELLQTLLVELGVLAPWGDIVPLAAGLLDDRDRERRAAELVKKSFSSRRPSQIEPLGPEDFYGSDVLESVRHDFGDLPVYVIDDPEAAELDDGVSIESVSGEPGTHWVHVHIANPTAILPPTHLLADDKRALHNSLYLYHRSYPMLPRELTHHPEYGLSLSSSKTGQNVLTFSSKVNADGDITDYHVRAGIVRNKVLRSYEAVNVAMGWDCPKYTYPFGGAGPPLPDPAVLSKEDVQNFRGLAEVARNAQRRRFKDGVFNHSHSNAWLCNVQWPTDCDQYSLEPTHQFGFPKMTYRVASGKDLDVGSQSVVTECMKLACRAASLFCRDRNVPIWRRYASLPVVGSESAYQDLLNTRTPSGYIDYWRSYGALALDSIGGFSVEPKGHFGLGIPEGEGYTRVTSPLRRHSDLVAHWQIQNALLGKAPLYSAEWMQNYSMHVRAQTRMLTRMEGVHDTYYHILFLRRWIEERKRGLHKDVPDPLANLTLHTDSWPLLNMGTRIWGTEGDIQTLGLKAIVLRVDSSIPPGVEIPVTFTDLKVGIRPKLYVCPK from the exons ATGTATGGACGCCCTTCACGCGCACGACTCTGTCGGCCAGGAACCTCTGTAGCAAGATATTATGCGGATTCATCCAAAAAATCACGACTCCGGCCAGTCTCCAAAGTGGAAGCCGACCAGGCGTCGAAATACATGAATATCATGGTGGATAAGGCGGCGGAGGATGCACGGACATGGAAGCAGACGGATAGAAAGCGAACGGCCAAGCTTGCAGATGCGCTACGTAGAGGGCAGTCTAGCAGATACAAAGGGGAAGGCTCAACCGAGAGGGCGGCTTTTGACCTCCATgtagaggaagaaagaacgaCTGCTAACCTGGGAGAAAAGAATGAAGCACCCGACCGAGTGTTAGAACCTGGAACATTCATAGAGATGCGCAA GCCTTCCGTAACGATTACAGGCGTGGTATTAGGCAGCCAATATTCGGCAAAAACGCTTGAATATGTGACTCTCACCGCCGGTGGGACAGTTTGGGAACATTCTAAAGATTCTATCATGTTTGATGTTCCGAGTATTGTCCCTCCAGACCTTATTTCTCGATGTGGGATAGAACCCACTCCTGCAAACGATGTACAACGAAATGCACGAGTTGAGGTGCTCAAGCGCCTTCGTCAGGTTGAGATGGCGGTTCATGAAGCTTCATACGGCATCACCACGTCCCCCGCGGCACTCTACGATATTATCAAGTCGCCAGATCCTACCAAAACTGCAATTGTTGGTGCTGCTGAGGTGACTCGGCTGCTCTTCAGGAAACCATCTATGGCCAAGGTGTTTGCCGTACACAAGTTCCTCATGTCTAATCCACTCTACTTCGTCGCTGCGTACGATTATCCAGTCTCACAAACTTTCACTGTTCGGCCTCAGGAAAAGGTGAATCGTATACAGACTGTTACCGCATGGACCAAACAATCAAACAGTCCAATACACCCATTCGCAGAGAAGGCACGACGCCTACGGCTCGTTAACCAACGACTGCTAGCGGATCACCGGGATGCTGAACCTCAGCGTAAACCAGCATCTCATGTCTGGGATGAGAACGATCGAGCCATaattctcttcctccttgaCAAAACGCGTTATGTACTTGGTTGCCAGGATGATCCTCTCTTGCTCGGCACAAATTTCATTTTTCAAAGAATAGTTGAGGATGCCGATTTTCACGATGAACTACTGCAGACTCTCCTGGTCGAACTGGGGGTTCTGGCGCCCTGGGGGGATATTGTACCCTTGGCAGCAGGTCTGCTCGACGATAGAGATAGAGAACGAAGAGCTGCGGAGCTAGTGAAGAAGTCGTTTTCGTCTCGTAGACCCAGCCAGATTGAACCCTTAGGACCGGAGGATTTTTACGGTTCTGATGTTTTGGAATCCGTAAGGCACGACTTTGGTGACCTTCCCGTTTATGTTATCGATGATCCAGAGGCTGCCGAACTCGACGATGGCGTCTCCATTGAATCCGTCTCAGGTGAACCGGGGACCCATTGGGTACATGTACATATTGCCAACCCCACTGCAATTCTCCCTCCAACCCATCTTCTCGCCGATGATAAGAGAGCCCTTCATAACTCCCTTTATCTATACCACAGAAGCTACCCTATGTTGCCTCGCGAGCTCACCCATCACCCGGAATATGGGTTGTCGCTCTCATCATCAAAGACTGGGCAGAATGTCTTGACTTTCAGTAGCAAGGTCAACGCAGATGGCGACATTACCGATTATCACGTACGGGCAGGAATCGTTCGTAATAAAGTCCTCCGCTCTTACGAGGCGGTGAACGTTGCGATGGGTTGGGATTGCCCGAAATATACCTATCCCTTCGGAGGTGCAGGACCACCGCTACCCGATCCTGCGGTGCTTAGCAAAGAAGATGTTCAAAACTTTCGGGGTTTGGCTGAAGTCGCGCGGAATGCTCAGCGACGTCGTTTCAAAGATGGTGTCTTCAATCACTCTCATTCAAATGCATGGTTGTGCAACGTTCAATGGCCTACGGATTGTGACCAATATTCCTTGGAGCCCACTCATCAGTTTGGCTTCCCAAAAATGACGTATAGGGTGGCTAGTGGGAAAGATTTAGATGTTGGCTCTCAATCTGTCGTTACTGAATGCATGAAACTTGCATGTAGAGCAGCTTCTTTGTTCTGTAGGGATCGCAACGTTCCTATCTGGAGACGTTACGCATCACTGCCTGTCGTTGGTTCAGAATCGGCTTATCAGGACCTTCTGAACACACGCACACCGAGCGGCTACATTGACTACTGGAGGAGCTATGGAGCTCTTGCTCTAGACAGTATCGGCGGATTTTCGGTTGAACCAAAAGGTCATTTCGGTTTGGGTATACCAGAAGGAGAGGGATACACCCGCGTTACGTCTCCACTTCGACGACATAGTGATCTGGTAGCACACTGGCAGATCCAGAACGCTTTATTAGGGAAGGCACCTTTATATTCAGCCGAATGGATGCAAAATTACTCTATGCACGTCCGAGCTCAAACTCGTATGCTCACTCGCATGGAAGGTGTACACGACACCTATTACCACATTCTTTTCCTGAGGAGATGGatagaagaaaggaaacgcGGCCTCCACAAGGATGTTCCAGACCCCCTCGCCAATTTGACGCTTCATACGGACTCTTGGCCATTGCTGAATATGGGCACCAGAATTTGGGGTACCGAAGGAGACATCCAGACATTGGGTCTGAAGGCGATTGTTCTCAGAGTGGACAGCTCAATCCCTCCCGGAGTCGAGATTCCAGTAACTTTCACTGATTTGAAAGTGGGTATTCGACCAAAACTTTATGTGTGCCCGAAATAA
- a CDS encoding uncharacterized protein (BUSCO:EOG09263OAE): protein MALPSQLFRTLDSLKDQAKDAIWALSSCLCQQSAKIKINGRTFNIVKVLGEGGFSFVYLAQDEHSGRQFALKKIRCPTGSDGVKEAMREVEAYRRFKHPNIIRILDSAVVQDPDGDGKIVYLFLPLYKRGNLQDAINAHAVNGTHFPEQEMVRLFKGTCEAIRAMHTYRAPAGPSQSRVDHSSNPTSGSSNSRRQDSRHSEDDNDERFPQPEGDGEGGYSYGGGGGDGSSVPLVTRHQEDELVFDGDEDLPEHRNRNTDSNTSEIVPYAHRDIKPGNVMIADDGATPILMDFGSTMKARIPIENRPQALLQQDIAAEQSTMAYRAPELFDVKTGIMLDEKVDIWSLGCTLFALAYSHSPFENTQTTEQGGSIAMAVMNAQYKHPSSAYTQGLKDLIDSMLKVNPQERPDIHKVIEMTDRVLQSLA, encoded by the exons ATGGCTCTCCCCTCTCAGCTCTTTAGAACCCTCGACTCACTCAAGGATCAAGCTAAAGATGCTATATGGGCTCTGTCCTCTTGTCTCTGTCAACAATCCGCCAAAATTAAAATAAATGGGAGAACAT TTAATATCGTAAAGGTTCTCGGTGAAGGTGGATTCTCATTTGTTTATCTCGCTCAGGATGAACACAGTGGT CGGCAATTCGCGCTCAAGAAAATTCGGTGCCCAACCGGCTCAGATGGAGTCAAGGAAGCAATGCGAGAAGTTGAAGCGTACCGAAGATTCAA ACACCCCAACATCATCCGAATTTTG GACTCTGCAGTTGTGCAAGATCCAGACGGCGACGGCAAAATAGTCTATCTGTTCTTACCTCTCTACAAA AGGGGTAACTTGCAAGACGCTATAAATGCACATGCAGTGAACGGAACCCATTTCCCAGAGCAAGAAATGGTTAGACTATTTAAAGGAACTTGTGAAGCCATACGCGCCATGCACACATACCGAGCACCGGCTGGTCCATCTCAATCCCGCGTCGACCACAGCAGCAATCCCACCTCGGGATCTTCAAACTCACGGAGACAAGATTCAAGACATTCCGAGGATGACAATGATGAGCGGTTTCCGCAGCCTGAGGGTGATGGCGAGGGGGGCTATTCctatggtggtggtggtggtgatggttcTAGTGTCCCCCTTGTAACGAGGCATCAAGAAGATGAACTTGTCTTCGATGGTGATGAAGACTTACCGGAGCACAGAAATAGGAATACAGACTCTAATACCTCCGAAATTGTTCCCTACGCTCATCGGGATATCAAACCTGG GAATGTGATGATAGCGGACGATGGGGCTACACCGATATTAATGGATTTCGGTAGCACAATGAAGGCCAGGATACCTATCGAAAATCGGCCACAAGCATTACTTCAACAG GACATCGCTGCCGAGCAAAGTACGATGGCGTATCGCGCTCCTGAACTTTTCGACGTCAAGACAGGTATAATGCTTGACGAGAAAGTGGATATATGG TCTTTGGGTTGCACTTTATTCGCCCTTGCATACTCCCACTCCCCCTTTGAGAACACTCAAACGACAGAACAGGGTGGTTCAATTGCTATGGCAGTGATGAATGCCCAGTACAAGCATCCCAGTTCGGCCTATACACAAGGGCTAAAGGATCTCATCGACAGTATGCTTAAAGTCAATCCTCAAGAACGGCCTGATATTCACAAG GTCATTGAAATGACCGACCGTGTTTTGCAAAGTCTAGCATGA
- a CDS encoding uncharacterized protein (BUSCO:EOG09261DW8) translates to MSNLISSVAWVRRGVAVQHPPRYVLDDNELERVSALANIELEDARTELKRAHEAAKMMGKGAEDEGAGEGEDDEDEWVDEDSDAMDVDETPQPRKDKNEDDLTKYKMDEYDDDTTTEAIGPFSNIKGLTYYKDNEEDPYITLKEDDEANEREELEILPTDNLVVIAKTEDDISQLEIYIYEESEENLYVHHDLMLPNFPLCLEWLDFPPASTSSSPSNDPTSTGFGNYIAVGTLDPEIEIWSLDVVEAMYPNSVLGRPDRTKAHVPIPLGTGKKKKKKTKARAVEKGYHVDAVLGLSWNKKQRNLLASASADRTVKLWDLSRDPTIGGDGGEGGAIRSFDVHKDKVQAVQWNEKDPSVLLTGSYDRTVRTFDSRSPDTGVGAFLGSDVEALRWDPWNEASFYVSLENGLVLNFDVRTLPSDLNQPSPARFTLSAHDGAASSIDVNPHLKGCLATGGADKLVKIWNIDEDSEGKPNVSLVTSRDLGVGKVFSAVFSPDDPLTVAAGGSKAKVQIWDVGANFGARKAFGPKLRAAGRELRERVDKEGGNNGVIGVESDDEDADVDSEE, encoded by the exons ATGAGCAACCTCATATCTTCTGTGGCCTGGGTTCGTCGAGGAGTTGCTGTACAACATCCCCCAAGATATGTTCTTGACGACAACGAACTAGAGCGTGTCAGTGCTCTTGCAAATATCGAACTTGAAGACGCCCGGACAGAGCTCAAGCGAGCTCATGAGGCGGCAAAAATGATGGGAAAAGgtgcagaagatgaaggagcaggagaaggagaggacgatgaggatgaatGGGTTGA TGAAGATTCAGATGCTATGGATGTTGATGAGACACCCCAACCCCGTAAAGACAAAAATGAAGACGATCTGACCAAGTATAAGATGGACGAATACGATGACGATACGACCACAGAGG CGATCGGACCGTTCAGCAATATAAAAGGCCTAACGTACTACAAGGACAACGAGGAGGATCCTTATATCACGTTGAAAGAG GACGACGAAGCAAACGAGCGAGAAGAATTAGAAATCCTACCCACCGATAATCTTGTTGTAATCGCAAAAACCGAGGATGACATCTCACAACTTGAGATATACATCTACGAAGAGTCTGAAGAAAACCTATACGTCCATCATGATCTCATGCTACCCAATTTCCCACTCTGCCTCGAATGGCTCGACTTCCCTCCCGCGTCCACCTCCTCATCGCCTTCCAACGACCCTACAAGCACCGGTTTCGGGAACTACATTGCTGTAGGCACGCTCGATCCTGAGATTGAGATATGGTCGCTCGACGTGGTAGAAGCTATGTACCCGAACTCTGTGCTGGGACGACCGGATCGCACAAAAGCACACGTACCTATACCTCTTGGCactgggaagaagaagaagaaaaagactaAAGCACGAGCCGTCGAGAAGGGCTATCATGTAGACGCCGTCTTGGGTCTGAGCTGGAATAAAAAACAAAGAAATCTGCTAGCGAGCGCGAGTGCAGATAGAACAGTCAAATTGTGGGATTTGAGTAGAGATCCGACTATAGGTGGTGACGGGGGGGAAGGAGGTGCGATCAGAAGTTTTGATGTGCACAAGGATAAAGTACAGGCGGTTCAGTGGAACGAGAAGGATCCCAGTGTACTTTTGACTGGGAGCTACGACCGTACTGTCCGGACGTTTGACTCTCGTTCGCCGGATACTGGGGTGGGTGCCTTCTTGGGGAGTGATGTTGAAGCGCTGCGTTGGGACCCGTGGAACGAAGCTAGTTTCTAT GTCTCTCTTGAGAATGGTTTAGTCCTCAATTTTGATGTCCGAACACTTCCTTCCGACCTCAATCAACCTTCACCTGCGCGGTTCACACTATCCGCTCACGACGGCGCCGCTTCGAGTATTGACGTCAACCCCCATCTCAAAGGCTGTTTAGCTACAGGAGGGGCAGACAAACTTGTAAAAATATGGAACATTGACGAAGATTCTGAAGGCAAACCAAACGTCAGTTTGGTGACGTCTCGGGATCTGGGTGTT GGCAAGGTTTTCTCTGCTGTATTTTCTCCGGACGACCCTCTCACGGTGGCGGCTGGTGGCTCAAAGGCCAAGGTGCAAATCTGGGATGTTGGGGCAAATTTTGGCGCTCGAAAGGCATTCGGACCTAAACTCCGGGCTGCTGGAAGAGAGCTTCGGGAAAGGGTGGATAAGGAAGGCGGTAACAATGGTGTTATCGGTGTTGAAAGCGACGATGAGGATGCGGATGTTGACAGCGAAGAGTAA